The sequence CGCCATACTTATGCTCATTTTCTTATACATTATTATCTAAGGTAACTAATAAgtatatttttcttataaatcaCTTATATTAACTATCAttcattaattaatcaatttacTTGAACTTTAAAAACAATTGATAAAATAGATATGAAATTAACAAGAGAAATCTCATTATATGTAGTTCATCCAATTTTCAAATCTTGTTTtctttatgtatgtatgcatatacctCTGTTGGTTGGTAAATAAAACTCTAGTGGCCATTTCAAGAAGATTGCATAGTGAGATCAGGCTTTCAGAACTGAGAAGTTACCATTTAAAGATATATGTTTGATGGATATAGGGAATTCTGGAAGTTTTCAGTTTTAGCACTTATTTGTTGAAAACAATAATTCACATCTCTTTGCTTTGACACTATTTAGCAGGTATTCAATTACTACTATAGAAAAACACAATTCTGATGGATTGGGCATGTTGTCCAACTTCCAAATAtttgcttgccaaaaagattatttttagcGAGAACTTACACAGGGGAAGTACTCACAGAGTTGgacagaaaaagtgatacaaggacctTCTCAGGGTCTCTCTGAAGaagtttggaattgattgtgcagcatggatAAACACTGGCATGGGAACCATCATATGTGCCCTTATCAAAGAGGATGCTGTGTTCCTTGAGCAAGCCAGActtgaaaaattttgaaagaaacattagttgcaaaaatttagagaacccaccccaggGACTCAATTGGACTtcttgtgcccaacctgtggtggaACACATCCATACATGTGCATCCCAAACTCATATTTCTCGAaacagtcacagtcagacacacggCTCTAACTTGTTTCTAACGTAGACATGCCATTTTGATCCTCCTCaatattgaaaagataaaaaacaggCACTAATACCAAATAGAATGACAATATTTTATCATAAACTTTATCAAAAAAGCCATAACAACCTCAcgaattaaaagttattttaagtaCCTGTGGAAATACTCAGTTCGTCACATACAGAAAGGAGGATTATATAGATTAGAATTTGGAAGGTAGAACTGCTGGAGGGGTGTGTGGATTCAGACAGGAGGGCTGAGGACAGAATGAGAATCATATTCTTGGAGTAGCAAGTGGAAAAGGAgtgggaggatggggaggaaagaTAAGGCAACAAGAATGATGCAGGGGAACTATGAAGAAAACTGTGAAtatagaaattgggtggagatgtaaattgacaaCCCTGTCTACACTTGAGAATTAAATTGACTAccatggaaaagatatagagaattatgattttaaCTGAAGcacaatttgtaatcttaaaagctgctaatcttgtcaaattaggtggagatccccattctttatgtaaaatttgtatcctgatctccttaagCTTCATGCTCTACCTCAAAGTGAATAGAATCAAGAGACCATTATAAGTAGggaaataataatgttttaagaaTGAATTTGAGTGACTAAgacattttgattattataaatacataaattaaaaacataatttataaAGATATCTGTATTCAAAGTACTAATAAAGAAAAGTTCATATAAAACAATttgacacacagacacacatacatatatatacctatgTGTATATAGGTAACCATCTATAATTCTAGTTGAAAGGAGGAAATACcaaaaaaggataaatgaaatTTACCTAATaacttaattatatatttaaaatgtatagtAAGTTGGAAAATGATTTGCAAttccatgtaaattttttttaaatatactctttttatGGAAGTGCTTGTTTTActctataaattaaaaacaaaattaataacaaaaataattaagatatGATCACGATGATCATGATGTTGAAGATATGAATAAAACAGTCCTTGATTGGCTCAGGCAATTTTTACTACTGAGTCTGGTTTGTCCGTTACAAAAAGCTCTCCCTGAAGTTCCCATAGTTCATCATCTCTTCTTTGCATTGAAAAATGTTTCTTACTATTTAACTGAGAAGAAAGGCCAGGCTTTGAGTGGCTCAATCAGCTTTCTGCTAGCCTATGaagctaaaatataaaataggaatgTAAAATTGTCCAGATGAATCACTTTGATGTCCTTATCAGCATTGCTGTTACAGAATGGATCATCCCTAATACTCAATTAATTCAAATAAACTATTTCACTGATTTCTTTGAATAGGAATTTCTTGACCTAAATCTTGTAGATATTTATTAGTATGTAGATTTATTAGTATGTAGATATTTATTAGTTTGAAGTCACACACtgaattttggaatttgttttCATCCAATCTTCCCTTTTGAAAACTTGTCTTTTGTACTACaggtgaaaaaggaaaataatgcatatgagggaggaaaagaatcaGACTTTTGATAGAGATTTCATTCTATTAGGATTATTGGATCCAAATCACTATGGATTGCTATTCCTAATACTTATTCTCATCAGTTTTATGGTGACAATTATGGGAAACacagttttgattcttcttatcTACCATGACATCCGGCTCCACACTCCAATGTACATCCTTCTCAGACATCTCTCCTTCACAGATATCTTGAACATCTCCAATATTGTTCCCAAGATGGCCAGTAACTACATATCTGGCAAGAAATATATCACATTTGCAGGTTGTGGGTTGCAGATCTTCCTGTGTACCACTTCCTTGGGTACTGAATGTCTTATTCTCACAGCCATGTCCTATGATCGCTATGTAGCCATCTGCCAACCACTCCGCTATTCCATCCTCATGAACCATCAAATCAGTGTCCTTATGGCCACTGGCTGCTGGCTTGGGGGAATCATCAATTCTACAATTCATACAACTTATATTCTACTCCTCCCATTTTGTGGAACAAGGGTCATTGACCACTTTTTCTGTGAATTTCCAGCAATGTTGAAACTATCTTGTATTGATACATCACAATATGAAGGCGGAGTCTCTGTGGCTGctgtatttttcctcttaattccCCTTTCCATAATCCTTGGCTCTTATGGTCAAATTCTCCGTACTGTGCTTCATATGAAATCTGTGGAGACCCAGAGAAAAGCCTTCTCCACGTGCTTCTCCCACCTTATTGTTGTTGTAATATACTATTTTTCGGGTATTTTTACATATATGAGACCAAAGTCCTATCATACACCTGGTCAGGACAAGGTCATAGCCATCCTATATAGCATTCTTACTCCCATGCTCAATCCTCTCATCTACAGTCTCCGGAATAAAGATGTCTTATGTGCCTTGAAGAAGGTTTTGGGTAAAGCTCTTTATCACagaaatgattattattaaaaattagattGAATGCCCAGGGATGATCTATTAGAAATGTATGGAAAATATTCCAAATAGCTTCATGACTTTTTTGGGttgatattaaaaatgaaactttttactCACCTTCAATATATGACAAAATCGACTCAACCAACTCACCTATATGTCTCTCCATGGAAAATCAATTTGttgcatttattttatgaattctgAAAAAATATAACATGAGTGATGCtatgattcatttttcatttcctccaTTAGACAAAAATCTCTTATGAAGAAGACAACAATTAGATGTCAAGGTAATATTTAAAAGGTTGTGATTCATGTCATCATATTTCATCATGCTGTCAAATAGAATTGGTTTttgaatctttttaatttatttatttattcttatttttttatacattactaaaatatttttgtttaagagtaaacataataccccctccccatccacaaaatatagacctgcatgagcaataaggaaagagaaaaaaatttaaaacaaa is a genomic window of Macrotis lagotis isolate mMagLag1 unplaced genomic scaffold, bilby.v1.9.chrom.fasta BILBYCTG039, whole genome shotgun sequence containing:
- the LOC141504049 gene encoding olfactory receptor 2AJ1-like; translated protein: MREEKNQTFDRDFILLGLLDPNHYGLLFLILILISFMVTIMGNTVLILLIYHDIRLHTPMYILLRHLSFTDILNISNIVPKMASNYISGKKYITFAGCGLQIFLCTTSLGTECLILTAMSYDRYVAICQPLRYSILMNHQISVLMATGCWLGGIINSTIHTTYILLLPFCGTRVIDHFFCEFPAMLKLSCIDTSQYEGGVSVAAVFFLLIPLSIILGSYGQILRTVLHMKSVETQRKAFSTCFSHLIVVVIYYFSGIFTYMRPKSYHTPGQDKVIAILYSILTPMLNPLIYSLRNKDVLCALKKVLGKALYHRNDYY